The following nucleotide sequence is from Kiritimatiellia bacterium.
ACGACCGGCAGGCGGCCTTCGCTGTTCGTGCCGAAGACCATCCACATATACCGGATCCAGACGGGCCCCTCTTCCAGGGCCGCGGGCAGCTCGAACCAGTCGAGGGCGTCCGCGCTGCCGAGGATCATGACGTTTGTCGTCGAGGCGGCATCGAGCAGGAGTTCCACGTCGCTGACCTGCCGCGGCGGATCGTAGACCAGCGCGAGCCACCAGCCGTCATCGCCCGCGCGGCCGGACCAGGCCGTCTCGAGATCCCCGTCCACGACGCTCCACCCGTTCGTGCGCGGCGCCTCGCCGCTGCTGACCACGACATCCACGGGGCGCGGATCCGACGAGGAACCCCGGGCCGTCCGCCGCACCAGGGTCGGCGCGGGAGACGGGTCCCCGAAGATCAGTTCATCCACCACGGGCGCCGGGTAGCCGTACACTTCCCACTCCACGACGTGGAACCCGCTGTTCATGCTGTTGAACGTGCCGGTCAACCGGAAGTAGCGGGCCTCGACCTCGGAGGGCAGGGAGATATCCTGCCAGCCCTGCCATTGCCCGGCGGTCCGGTCCGCCAGCACGGTCCAGTTCACGCCGTCGGCCGAGGACTCGACCCGATACTGGTAGTAGCGCGCGTCCAGGTCCCACAGCAGCACGCGGACGCGGTCCACGCGGCAGAGTTCCTTGACGTCGAGCTCGAAGCAGCCGGGCGCGGCGGGATCGCCGGTCCAGATCGTGTAACCATACCCCTGCCCGGACTTGTTGTAGCCGGTCGTCATGCCGTCGATCAGGAGGTCCCAGCGGCCGCCGTTGCTGCCGGCGATCGTGCTCCCGCGGCTGGCCAGCGCCAGGTTGTCATAGAGGCCCTGCTGCTCGACCGTGAAGACCTTGCCGTCCACCGTGATTGTCCCCGTCCGGGTATCCCGGCCCGTGTTGGCCGCCACGGAATAGGTGAGCGTGCCCGAACCCGTGCCGGCCTCGCCGGCCAGGATGGTGATCCAATTGGCGTCCTTGGCGGCCGTCCAGGCATAACCCTCGGACGCGATCACGGAGACGACGCCCGTTTCGCAGCCGAGGCCGTGCGCGCGTTGCGTCGGCGAGAGCGACAACCCCGGAGTCGCCGGCGGCGGGACGCCGTAGGCCTCCCACTCCACCACGTGAAAGCCGCCGTTCATGCTGTTGTACGTCCCCGTCAGCCGGAAATAGCGCGCCACGATGTCCGTGCCGAAGCGGATATCCTGCCAGCCCTGCCAGGCGCCGGCGGTGCGATCCACGATCAGGTCCCAGTTCACCCCGTCGACGGACGCCTCGATGAAATACCGGTAGTATCGCGCGTCGAGGTTCCACAGCAACAGGCGGATGCGGTCCACGCGGCCGACCTGGTGAAGGTCCAGCGTCATCTGGCCGGGCGCGGCGGGATCGCCCGTCCACAGCGTGTAGCCGTAGCCGTTGCCCCTCTTGTCATACCCCGTCGTCACGCCGTCGATGAGCAGGTTCCAGCGGGCGCCGTTGCTGCCCGT
It contains:
- a CDS encoding discoidin domain-containing protein yields the protein MNISRARTRLACLMLTAAFSASAIQAANNPNVYLAMGDGITKGSPPTIGDPWPPRLDRLLGSGKTVINEGKSGSRVGYGSYKVSSYLSQYQPGYLLILYGTNDIGIGNDINYIIGELRDMIRAAKGRYTVPIVGTLPPVFNGYGSGLNTLNSRIRDLARSEGIICADVSSAFNNKRSLIMSDGLHPTPEGQQLIAKTFYNAIKVAPRPVTPPSLSISPTSASFSKAAAAGSINVTANSSSLAWSSSTASSWIHITGGHSGTGSGRVNYTVDENTGRDARTGTITVSGKTCTITQRGTYDNLALASRGSTITGSNGARWNLLIDGVTTGYDKRGNGYGYTLWTGDPAAPGQMTLDLHQVGRVDRIRLLLWNLDARYYRYFIEASVDGVNWDLIVDRTAGAWQGWQDIRFGTDIVARYFRLTGTYNSMNGGFHVVEWEAYGVPPPATPGLSLSPTQRAHGLGCETGVVSVIASEGYAWTAAKDANWITILAGEAGTGSGTLTYSVAANTGRDTRTGTITVDGKVFTVEQQGLYDNLALASRGSTIAGSNGGRWDLLIDGMTTGYNKSGQGYGYTIWTGDPAAPGCFELDVKELCRVDRVRVLLWDLDARYYQYRVESSADGVNWTVLADRTAGQWQGWQDISLPSEVEARYFRLTGTFNSMNSGFHVVEWEVYGYPAPVVDELIFGDPSPAPTLVRRTARGSSSDPRPVDVVVSSGEAPRTNGWSVVDGDLETAWSGRAGDDGWWLALVYDPPRQVSDVELLLDAASTTNVMILGSADALDWFELPAALEEGPVWIRYMWMVFGTNSEGRLPVVLEVRPIP